The following is a genomic window from Deinococcus aerolatus.
CCGCGTGTTACACGGGCCAGTCCACCCCAGCCGATAAAGGCCAGAATGCCCAGAATTACATACAGCGCAAAGATGGGGTTGATGTTCTGTGGGAACACCGAGCGCAACAGCAGCAGCAAGAACAGGTAGGGAATGGCCGAGATCACTTCCACCAGACGCATGATCACGGTGTCGACCACGCCGCCGAAGAAGGCTGCCAGCGCGCCCATCAGCAGGCCGATAACCGTGCTAAGCAACACGGCCAGCACCCCGATGGTCAGGCTGATCTGCGAGGCGTACAGCGTGCGGGTGAACAGGTCGCGACCCAGCGCCTCGCCGCCAAACAAAAAGACATTACAGTCGGGCTTTTCCTGCCCGGTGCCGAACAGGTGAATATTCCCGGGAATAAAGCCCAGGATCTTGTACTCTGCTCCGCGCACTCCGAAATAAACGGGACACTGCTCCGCGGTGGGCTTGTACTCGTTGACAAAGGTGTTCATGTTCAGTTCCTGACCATACTTGAACACGAAAGGCCGGGTCAGGGCACCCGTCTCGGGATCACGAAACTGGATGGGGGTAGGCGGATGAAAGCGCGTGATGTTGGAAGTGGAGTAGCTGGACAGTCCATCCGGTGCGATAACAGGTGCAAAGACGGCCATCAGGTAAATCAGGATCAGCAGAACGCCGCCGGTCTGGGCCAGTCGGTTCTTGCGGAACTGGCCCCAGGCCACCGAGAACTGCGACTGGCCCTGCGCGTTTAATTTCTTGGTCTGGGTAGTGGGTGCAGTGGTCATGTTCGCCTCAGCCGACCTTGATGCGTGGGTCGACCACGGCCAGCAGAATGTCCGAGATCGCGTTGCCGATGATCAGCAAGATCGTCGAGATTACGGTGAAGCCCGCAATCAGATACAGATCCTGCGCGGTAATGGCGGTCAGCAGCATGGGAGTGATGCCAGGGTAGGCATAGACCACCTCCACGAAGCCCGCGCCGCTGATGGCCGCCGGCAACAGGCCGCCGATTCCCGCCACGATGGGCAAAATGGCGTTGCGGAAAGTGTGCTTCCAGATAGCGGTGCGCTCGCTGACGCCCTTGGCCCGCGCTGTGCGGATGTAATCCGAGCGCATCACTTCCAGCATCAGGCCGCGGATCACGCGGGTCAGACCCGCAGCGTCGGTGATCGCCAGCACTGCCGCCGGAATAAGCAGATGTTTGAGCACGTCCCAGAACTTGCCCAGCGAGGAAAGTTCCTCGTAGTTGTTGCTGGTCATGCCGCCCAGGGGGATATCCCAGCCGGTGACGTTACGAATCTGCAAGATGAAGTAGATGACGATCAGAAACAGAAAGAAGCTCGGAAACCCCAGCAGGAAGTACAGCACCAGACTGATGGACTTGTCGCCGAACGAGTTCTGCCGCACCGCGCCGTACACGCCAATGGGGATGGCGATGGCGTAGAAGAACACCAGGTTAAGCAGCACCAGATACACCGAGTTGACGATGCGTGGCCAGATCACCGGCAGCACCGGCTGGGTGTACTGGAACGACAGCCCGAAGTCGCCCTGCAGCATGTTGCGCATCCAGTAGAAGTACTGGACGTAGGCCGGCTTATCGAGCCCGAAGGTCGCGCTGAGGTTGGCGAGTTGCTGCTCACTGATGCCGGGATTGAGACGGGCCGGGGTCAGAAAGTCACCGGGAGCCAGCGAGATCACGAAAAAGATCAGCACGCTGGCGAGAAGCAGCGTGGGAATGGCCTGGAAAAAGCGCCTTACAAGAAATGGAAACATGCCTCACTCCGTAGCTTCTGGAAATTCATTGGAATTCTGAATATCGATCTGGACAGGCGCTCAAGGGATGGGGGGTGGTCCGCCCACAGCAGACCACCCCCCAGGCTATGAAAGGGCCCGATTACTTGATGTAGGTCAGCGCGATGTCGCGGTTGCCGTAGTAGGCGTCCATCATCTTGTCGTCGTACTGTCCGCCCACACGGCTGTTGAAGGTGACGTGGTAGTTGTTGCCCACCAGGTAGACCACCGGCTGCAGCTCGCCTTCGGTCTTCATGATCTGTGCGCCCACGGCCAGACGCTTGGCGGTGTTCAGCTCGGCCTGTCCCTGGTAGAACAGCTTGGTCATCAGCTGTTCCTGGCTGGTCAGGCACTTGCCATCGGTGGGGTTGTTATAGCTGTGCAGGTTGGTACCGCAGGGCACCACGTTGACGCCGAAGGGCCAGGTGTTGGTGCCGTTGGCCAGTCCCAGCAGGATCGCATCAAAGGGACGGTTCTCGCCCTTGGCGGTCAGCTGACCCACCAGCGTGTTGAAGTCGATGGGGGTGAAGTTCACCTTGACGCCTACCTTCTTGGCCTCGTCGGCGAAGATGCGGCCCAGCTGCTCACGGGTGGTGTTGCCCGCGTTGGTGGCCAGGTTGAATTCCAGCACCTTGCCGTCCTTGCCGGTCAGGTAGCCCTGGGCGTTCTTCTTGGTGTAGCCCATCTGGCCCAGCAGCTTGCTGGCCTGCGCCAGATCGTACTGGTAGCGCGGCGCACCGGCGGCAATGCCGGCGTCGATCTGCGCCTTGAAGATGGGGTAGACGCTGAAGTAGTTCTCACTGCCCAAGCCGCCCAGCGCAAGCTTGATCATGGCGTCGCGGTTGGCGATGTGGCTCATGGCGCGGCGGAAGCGCACGTCGCGGAACAGCGTCTGCTTGGCGGGGTCGCCGGCCTTGTTCCAGTTGAAGACGATCCAGGAGGACTGCGCCTGGGGGCTCACGTTGGCCTTCAGGAAGGCCCTCAGGTTGCCGCCGTCGGTGGCCTTCTTGATCTGGGCGAGATCGTCCGCGTTGCGCACGCCGAAGGTGTCGATCTGTCCGGCGAGGTACGCGGCCAAACCAGCGTTCTGGTCAGCAACGACACGGTAGGAGTACTTGTCCAGGTAGGGCACGGAGTTGCCCTTGGCGTCCTTGTTCCAGCCGCCGTAGTTGTTGTTGGCCTTGAACACGACACGCTCACCAGCTTTGTAGCTCTCCAGAACCCACATACCGGGGCTCACGATCTCGCTGGGGTTGGTGCCCAGGGCCCACATCTTCTTGATCGCGTCGGCGCCGCCGGCCTTATACGCCTTGCCGAACACGTGGTCAGGCCAGGGGGTAAAGCTCATGGTGGCCAGGGCGGTGGAGCTCTGCGAGGGGAAGTCGAACTGCAGGGTCAGGTTGTCGATCTTCTTGATGGTGATGGGCTTGTCGTTGATGAAGAAGCTGTCGTAGCTGTTGGAGCCGACCTTGTCGTCGGTGTGGATCTTCCAGGTGGTGATCCAGTCGTCAGCGGTGACGGCCTGACCGTCGCTGAACTTCATGTCGGGGCGAATCTTGACCACGAAACGCTTGTTGTTGTTGCTAACCACAGCCGGGCCGGCCGCCATCTTGGGGATGTAGTCGTCGTTGCGGGGGTCCTGGGTAAACAGGCCTGCGCCCACTTCCATGGTCCCGGGGATGCTGGTGGCCTCGGCGCTGGTGAAGGGGTTGATGGTCTTGAAGTCCGAGATGGTGAAGTCACGGAACTCACCGCCGGTCTTGTTGGCGGTGTTCGTGTCGCCCGTCCAGGCAGCGGGGTAGACGAAGGGGGCAGCCATCGAGGTGGTCGCGGTCATGGCCAGGGCCAGGAAAAGAGCTTTCTTCATGTGATTCCTCCGGGGAATGGGTCAACAACTTTAGAACTTGAGTTCTGGAAGTGGCTCCGTTCCGGCCTGGGCCAAACGGATACCGAGTTGTCGTGGGGTTTCCAGCGCGGTCAATATATGAATTGGCTTAGAGAAGGTCAAGCGTGAAATCACCTTTCCTTCTACAAGGGCCATCCTTACCCCCATCACTTTACGTCTGAGAGGTAATTCTTGCTTTTGCCGTCAGCAAAAACCGGAAGCCACTCCCATCAGTGGCGTTCCGGGACGGGTGATCTGCCTAGCGAGAGACGAGACTGATCAGGAGCGCGATCAACATGAAAAAGCCGCCCAGCACGCTGGTGATGCGAACCAGACCGCCTTCTACTCCACGCCCCCCCAACAGGGAGCCGCCGGACGCCATGCTGGCCGAGAGACCCGCCTGCCGGGGCACCTGCAACAGGATGAAAAACACCAGCGCTACACAGATCAGCGCGAACAGCACGATAAATAGGTTCAGGATCATGGTTTACCTCGTTGGTGGGGTGCCCAAATAGAACGCGTCCCTGGGCAGTTTGTCGCCTGTTGAGGGTCCGGCACCCGCGCGGTCCCAGGATACACCAGCGTCCGGTTCCGCAGCACCCACGGGACTGACACTGGCCGGCGCACGCGACACAACTCCAGGAGAACGCTGAAAGCCCCACCCCGCCATGACCGGCCGTGGGTGGGACGTTTGCACGCATATAGAACCGATGTACCTGCCTTGAAGCTGAAGCAGTGTCCGCCTGTATCCTCAGTTGGTGTAGCCGTACAGGGACACGCGGGTGTCGGCAGTGGGCTTGACCGTCACCCAGTACTCGCCTGACGTGAGGCCAACAGTGGTTTCATCGTATTTGATCTCGCCCACGTCGGTGACATCAAAAATCGATTCCTCAAGCGGCACGCCCTGACCCTTCTCGTTCACCATGGATGTGGAGAAGCGCTTGATGCCCTGAGGCAGGCAGAACGAGTCTCTCTGGATGCAATCCCCCGGATTGAAAAGGGCCAGGTAATCGGCAGACATGCCGGCAGGCACCACCACCCGGAAAGTTCGGGGCACCCCGTTTTGCAGGTCAAACTCCACGCTACGGGTGTCCGGGCTGAAGATGAACTCTCCGGTCGACTGCGCCGTCCCTCCCGCCACCTCAACGGTCTGCTGGGCACGCGACTCGTTGCCGCTGCTGTCGGTGGCCACAGCCGTCAGCGTGTGGCTGCCCGCTATTTGTGGCGTCCAGCCCACCGTCCAACTCCCGCCAGCCGCAATGGCGATCCTGGCTGCGGCCTCACCCGGCTCGGAGCTTGCCAGAAGCGCCCCGTTGTCGTACACCCGGACCGCACCCAACTGCACGTCGTCGGTTGCCGTTCCCGACAGCGTGGTTGAGACGTTGCGGACCGCATTACCCACTGGCGCAAATGTCAGCACCGGTACCTTGAGGTCGGCCACCAGTGCACTCAGCTCAATCTTCTGGGCGTATTCCAGCGTCGTTGGCCCAAACGACGCGGTGTCGGTGCCGGCGTTGCGAATCCAGGCACTAAAGGAGGCTGTGACGTTCAGCACCGCGTCGCTGGCCGTGCCTCGGGCGGTGACGTTGACCCCCACCTTGCCGCCGGCGTTGTTCAACACTCCGTCGGTGGGATTGCCCAGCGTGTACGTCACGTTGCCCAGGTCAGCGGTTGGGATGACGGCGCTGAGCCCGCCCACGGGGGCGGTCTTCGGGTTCAGGGCCAGGTTGAAGGTGCGCCCGGTAAACAGCTGAGGCAGGCTGATGGCGGGAGCCAGGGTGCTGACGGATTTATCAAAGACAGCGTGAAACTTCAGCTGGACAATGCTGCCCTCGCCACGAATGGTGCCTGGGTTCTCACTGGCAGGACCGTAGGCGAGCAGGACTTTCCCCGTGGAATCGTCAAGCACCGCATTCTCGAAGGTGTATTCGCCTGCCGGCAGCAGCAGGGTCTGCTGGAAGCTATTGGAGGTGTTCAGGGTCAGCACGCGGGCGCCCTTGCCGGTGGGATCGTAATTGCCGCCGTTAAACGCAACAGGTTGATTGCTGGCGTCCCGCACCCGCACGTCGAAGTGGGCGGCGGGAAAGTCACCAGCCAGACCCTGGGTCTTGACGTTGCCGGCTGCGCTGATCCTGAGCGACACAAGTTCAGATGAGGTTGGCTCAGCAGCAGCAGGCGGCGTCGGCACCGGCGACACAGAGCCGCAGGAGGCAGCGAGCAGGGGCAAGGACAGCAGCAACAGGGCGCGTTTCATCATGGAACTCCTTCAGGGGGCAAAGGCCTGCAGGGATGTGATAGGAGGGCAGCGCCGCAGGACGGGACGCTGATGGGTGATCGAACGCTGGTGGGAAGGTGAATGCCGTGTGGGTCAACGGTCTTGCCAGTAAGGGTGCGTCAAGGGCTCTCACAAGTCGCTTACAAGCGTACGGACCGCGTCAGGAGCGGGGCGTCTCTGGACTCATCGCTTCCGCGTCGCGCCGCCGTGCCTACCAGTGCGGCCAGCGGGGATGACCAGCGGCTCCAGCGGCCCGGTGCATGGCTGGAAGCTTGAGCCGGGAGTTCCGGTCTCCCCTTTTGGGAACATGTCAACGCCCGTCATCAACGGGCAAGGAACAGTCACTCGGCACAGGAGCCGCCAGTTGACTGGAGTTGAGCCGAGGTATGCCGTCCAGGCGGGTTGAAAGCTTGACCGTCACGCACCGCCCGCCCCAGCACACGCAAAAAGCCCACGCAGACGCATGGGCTTGTGCTCGTGGTGGTGCCGATGGGGGGACTCGAACCCCCACGGTTTCCCGCTCGATTTTGAGGCTAAATACGTCTCAATCAAGAGCCACAGCACGCGCTTATGCGGTAAGCACGGACAATTTACCACACCAGCACGCCGCCGGCAGGCCCGGCGGCACACGATTCCTGACGCCCCAGCCGGAGCTCTTATCCACTGGTAAGAAGGTGCGCTTCCCGCTCAATCAGGGCGCGCGAGCGCGGCCTCCCAGCCCGGCGCGCCCGGCATCGGCAGCGACGTCCAGGTCTGGCCAGTCCGCGCCAGGTACACGGCCGAGACCGAGACCCCCAGCGCCCGGGCCAGCTCGGTGTCCAGGCCACGGCGGTAGGGCAGCGCCCGCAGACGAATCACCGTGGGCGCGTTCAGACGCGCGCGCCCGTTGCCCTCCCCTGTCCGCCCACCCCGGCCCTTCTTGCGGCCCTTGACGGTCGCGTCGCGCATGTTCTCGCGGTGGCTGCCAAGAAACAGGTGCGCTGGGCACACGCACAGCGGCGTGTCGCAGGTGTGGCAGACATGCAGCGCGCTGGGGGGCAACTCACCGTGCGTGAGCATCCAGGCGACGCGGTGCGCGCCCACCTTGCGGGGGCCCAGCCGGAACAGGCCATACCCGCTGTTGCCGGTTCCACCGGCCCACAGCCAGCATTCCGCCTCCGCGCCGCGCCGCACCTGCGCCCAGAAGCGCTGGCGCAGCCGTTCAGGGTGAGGCGCGTGGCGCAGGCGGGTGATCGGACCGGACTGGGGGCCTGTTGGGGCGGGAGCAGACATACTGCCCAGGCTCGCCCGCGGGGCGGCGCCGTCACCACCCCGCCAGAACGCCCAGGCCGGCCGCGGCATGCCGCTGTCCCTGCTGGCCGCGCCCCACCTGACCCGCGCCGCCGTGGTGCGCTGCGGCGCGCAGACCTGGACCCGCCAGGGCGCCGAGACCCGCAAGGATTTTGCCCGCCGCGTGCAGCTCTCGCTGATCGACTGCGCCGAAGGGCGCATCATGGAGGCGGACGAGGCCGCTGACGTGCCCGCAGGCCCCACGCGGCTGGTCAGTGACCAGCCGCAGCGCGCCCTGAGCCCGGGCGACACCGTCATCTGCTTCCAGCCGGGCGTCACCCAGCCCATGGGGGTCGCGGTTCACGGGCTGCGCGGTCTGCTCGACACCCTCCAGGCCAACCCGCTCGCCAGCAGGACTGGAGCGCCTCATTCCGGTTCTATTCTCAGCCGCCTGCCCCAGGCACCCTGTCCCCACCCTTGACGTAAAAAGGAGCCCCACCATGGACCTGACCACCCTGAAAACCCGCCACCTGACGGCCCGCAAGGCCGCCCGCACCGATCCCCACGCCGCCGCCGAAGCCGCCGTGCTGGGCCGCGTGCTGGGCGACGCCGAGACCCAGGCCAAGAACAAGCCGGCCACGCCCCAGCTTGACCTGATCGCCGGCGTCACCGGCGCGCAGCGCGCGTCACTGGAAAAAGAAGTTCAGGATCTCACCACGCTGGGCCGCAGCACCGACGTGGCGGGCCGGGAACTGGGCATTCTCCAGGCGCTGCATGACGAGGGCAGCGGGATCAAGGCGCAGCAGGACGCCGAGAAATCGGCCCTGCTGATGTCCGAGGCCGACCTGAGCGCGGCCATTACGGCGGCCGTGACGGGCGGCGCTGGCAACATCGGCGCCGTGATGAAGGTGCTCAAGGCCCAGTACGACGGACGTTACGACGGTGCCGTGGCGAGCCGCCTGGCCAGAGAAGTCCTCGCCGGCACCTGAGCCCGCACCGCCTTCAGGCCGCGTCCCCCCGACAGGGGCGCGGCCTTTCGTTGGGTTGGCGCTGCGTCGCTGGGCAGTGCCAGCGCCCTCCGGCTTCAGCGGACCCGCAGACCCACCTGGAGCAGCCGGGCGCCGTGATCCACCGTTCAGGCGACGAGCCGCCTCACCCGGCCAACACGCCCACCCGACCCTCCCATTCGGGCACCGCAGCAAATGGCAGAATAGTTGTGTTTCAGAATGAAGCCAGGGCAACCTCTGGAGTAGTTCGAGGCCATCCCGAATTTGATTCGATTGGAGCTTCTTTTCTGTCAAATGCTCCAGGGTCAAGCTGCTGACGATCTCGCCCTGAACATGAGTATCGGTCAACTGCACAGGTCTGGTCAGGAGCAGGATCTCCCTCATTCAAGGCTTTTGAGGCTGATGTCAGACTGCTTTAAGAGGCCAGCCTTACGCTTAACGCATGAACAGATCGCTGTTGCCTGTTGCCGCCACTGCCCTGCTATCGGGCTGCGGCATCGTGTCGTTGCCTCCGGTTGCCATCCCTGACCAGACCCTGAGCCTGCCCGTCAGCACCAGCGCGCAAAATGCTGTGATTTACGATGGTGACGATGCTTTTGACGGTGCCACGATGCCCGATGTCCTGAGCAACGTCTCGCTGAGTGGTCAGGCGCTGTACTCCGGTGCGGGCAATCTGAGGAGCGTGGCCATCTTCCTTCGCAGCAGCCTGCCCTCGTGTGATCGCGTCTCGGGTATGTCGGCACAATTCTGCGCTCCCGACGGCGAAAGCGCCCAGCGTATCGGCACACTCAACTTGCAAAATGGGAAGGTCACGGACCTGATTCTTTCGGGCCAGGCGCTTGATGAGGCGGCCAGAGCCGGGCACGGGTACTTCGGAGTACAGGTGTTGAGCGGCAGCAGCGTGTTGGGCGATTCCCTGAAATTAAGCCAGCTCAAGGTCAGCGCCAAGTTCTAGCAGAAAAGATGCGCAATCCTGGAAGAATTCTGGATGGCCTGGTGTCGGTCCGGGAGTTGATGACACCTGACTTCCCAACGCAACTCTTCTGTCATTTGCTGTCACGCGCGGCGTCTGGCGCCCAGTCCCCGTCCCCCGCCGGTTCGCGAACGGCCCGGGGATCGGGCGCGGGGCGCGGCACCCGCGGCTGCGGGTTGGCCTCCAGGGCGGTCAGGACCAGCTGCACGGCGCGCTCCAGCTGTGGGTCGCGGCCCTGGGCGGCGAGCTTCGTGGTGAACTCGACCTCAATATCGGGCGCGACGCCCACGTTCTCCACCTCCCACTCGCCCTCCGGGCTGAAGATGGCCAGGCGCGGTGAGGTGAGCGTGCCGCCGTCGATCAGGGGCGGATAGTCGTAGATGCCAATCAAGCCGCCCCAGGTGCGCTTCCCGACGATGGGGCCCAGCCCGCGCCGCCGGAAGAAATGCGGCAGGGCGTCCCCGCCGGAGCCAGCAAGCTCGTTGATGACCATGGCCTTGGGACCGAAGATCGACGCATTGGGCGACGCGAAGGGGCGGCCCTCACGCGTCGCCCAGAGGCTCAGCAGGGGCCGGTCCAGCAGATCCACCACGTAGTCCGCGACGGAGCCGCCCCCGTTGAAACGCTCGTCGAGCACGACGCCCTGCC
Proteins encoded in this region:
- a CDS encoding ABC transporter permease, which produces MTTAPTTQTKKLNAQGQSQFSVAWGQFRKNRLAQTGGVLLILIYLMAVFAPVIAPDGLSSYSTSNITRFHPPTPIQFRDPETGALTRPFVFKYGQELNMNTFVNEYKPTAEQCPVYFGVRGAEYKILGFIPGNIHLFGTGQEKPDCNVFLFGGEALGRDLFTRTLYASQISLTIGVLAVLLSTVIGLLMGALAAFFGGVVDTVIMRLVEVISAIPYLFLLLLLRSVFPQNINPIFALYVILGILAFIGWGGLARVTRGQLLSVREQDFVSAARALGASDNRVMWRHMLPTMTTYIIVTLSLSIPGFILLESGLSFLGIGAVEPYVSWGSLLAQAQEGGLSSLNTRPWVLIPGFFIVFTVGCFQLLGDGLRDAFDPRKRQ
- a CDS encoding ABC transporter permease; translated protein: MFPFLVRRFFQAIPTLLLASVLIFFVISLAPGDFLTPARLNPGISEQQLANLSATFGLDKPAYVQYFYWMRNMLQGDFGLSFQYTQPVLPVIWPRIVNSVYLVLLNLVFFYAIAIPIGVYGAVRQNSFGDKSISLVLYFLLGFPSFFLFLIVIYFILQIRNVTGWDIPLGGMTSNNYEELSSLGKFWDVLKHLLIPAAVLAITDAAGLTRVIRGLMLEVMRSDYIRTARAKGVSERTAIWKHTFRNAILPIVAGIGGLLPAAISGAGFVEVVYAYPGITPMLLTAITAQDLYLIAGFTVISTILLIIGNAISDILLAVVDPRIKVG
- a CDS encoding ABC transporter substrate-binding protein; protein product: MKKALFLALAMTATTSMAAPFVYPAAWTGDTNTANKTGGEFRDFTISDFKTINPFTSAEATSIPGTMEVGAGLFTQDPRNDDYIPKMAAGPAVVSNNNKRFVVKIRPDMKFSDGQAVTADDWITTWKIHTDDKVGSNSYDSFFINDKPITIKKIDNLTLQFDFPSQSSTALATMSFTPWPDHVFGKAYKAGGADAIKKMWALGTNPSEIVSPGMWVLESYKAGERVVFKANNNYGGWNKDAKGNSVPYLDKYSYRVVADQNAGLAAYLAGQIDTFGVRNADDLAQIKKATDGGNLRAFLKANVSPQAQSSWIVFNWNKAGDPAKQTLFRDVRFRRAMSHIANRDAMIKLALGGLGSENYFSVYPIFKAQIDAGIAAGAPRYQYDLAQASKLLGQMGYTKKNAQGYLTGKDGKVLEFNLATNAGNTTREQLGRIFADEAKKVGVKVNFTPIDFNTLVGQLTAKGENRPFDAILLGLANGTNTWPFGVNVVPCGTNLHSYNNPTDGKCLTSQEQLMTKLFYQGQAELNTAKRLAVGAQIMKTEGELQPVVYLVGNNYHVTFNSRVGGQYDDKMMDAYYGNRDIALTYIK
- the secG gene encoding preprotein translocase subunit SecG: MILNLFIVLFALICVALVFFILLQVPRQAGLSASMASGGSLLGGRGVEGGLVRITSVLGGFFMLIALLISLVSR
- a CDS encoding Ig-like domain-containing protein, whose translation is MMKRALLLLSLPLLAASCGSVSPVPTPPAAAEPTSSELVSLRISAAGNVKTQGLAGDFPAAHFDVRVRDASNQPVAFNGGNYDPTGKGARVLTLNTSNSFQQTLLLPAGEYTFENAVLDDSTGKVLLAYGPASENPGTIRGEGSIVQLKFHAVFDKSVSTLAPAISLPQLFTGRTFNLALNPKTAPVGGLSAVIPTADLGNVTYTLGNPTDGVLNNAGGKVGVNVTARGTASDAVLNVTASFSAWIRNAGTDTASFGPTTLEYAQKIELSALVADLKVPVLTFAPVGNAVRNVSTTLSGTATDDVQLGAVRVYDNGALLASSEPGEAAARIAIAAGGSWTVGWTPQIAGSHTLTAVATDSSGNESRAQQTVEVAGGTAQSTGEFIFSPDTRSVEFDLQNGVPRTFRVVVPAGMSADYLALFNPGDCIQRDSFCLPQGIKRFSTSMVNEKGQGVPLEESIFDVTDVGEIKYDETTVGLTSGEYWVTVKPTADTRVSLYGYTN
- a CDS encoding HNH endonuclease signature motif containing protein; translation: MSAPAPTGPQSGPITRLRHAPHPERLRQRFWAQVRRGAEAECWLWAGGTGNSGYGLFRLGPRKVGAHRVAWMLTHGELPPSALHVCHTCDTPLCVCPAHLFLGSHRENMRDATVKGRKKGRGGRTGEGNGRARLNAPTVIRLRALPYRRGLDTELARALGVSVSAVYLARTGQTWTSLPMPGAPGWEAALARPD
- a CDS encoding GatB/YqeY domain-containing protein, with the protein product MDLTTLKTRHLTARKAARTDPHAAAEAAVLGRVLGDAETQAKNKPATPQLDLIAGVTGAQRASLEKEVQDLTTLGRSTDVAGRELGILQALHDEGSGIKAQQDAEKSALLMSEADLSAAITAAVTGGAGNIGAVMKVLKAQYDGRYDGAVASRLAREVLAGT